A stretch of Methanobrevibacter sp. YE315 DNA encodes these proteins:
- the ppsA gene encoding phosphoenolpyruvate synthase, whose amino-acid sequence MYVVKFEDLSKSDIGIAGGKGANLGELTQAGIPVPPGFVVTAQAYEKFMDDAGINSQVMNILDEIDINDTKALQEASEEIKAIINEAPIPEELILFITEAYNQLCQRVGEDDTDVAIRSSATAEDLPEASFAGQQDTFLHVSGNDSVIEYIRKCWASLFEARAIFYREENNFEHSKVYIAVVVQKMANADKAGVMFTVNPSTGEEIALIEGSWGLGESVVSGDVTPDNYQVDKKNNEIINVTVSDKKVMYTNDENGTSVKVDVPDELRNERVLSDEELIELTEMGKTVQAHYGEPMDTEWAFEKGTLFLLQARPITTLGDAVEESGDSSADVGDVLVRGLGASPGMASGKVKIVLDIDELDKIEDGDIMVTTMTTPDMVPAMRRASGIVTDEGGVTCHASIISRELGIPCVVGTGDATTTLKENDGVTLDGKKGLVFEGISETKEEAATVVATAEAAPIITVTEVKANVSMPEAAERAAATGADGVGLLRTEHLMLTSGIHPGKFIADGKEDELIDTIADNVMIVADAFYPKPVWYRTLDAPTDEFITLEGGENEPREHNPMLGWRGIRRELDQPEILKCEFKAIKKLHEKGYTNIGIMIPLSQSPEELKKAKELCSEVGFEPHKDVEFGMMVEIPAAAIMIDEYIKVGIDFVSLGTNDLTQYTLAVDRNNEFVAKHYSEEHPAVMKLIERTIRKCAEAGVKCSICGQAGSVPHIVEKLVEFGITSVSSNTDAIADVRKTVARAEQKIILDAARKRIE is encoded by the coding sequence ATGTATGTTGTAAAATTTGAGGATTTAAGTAAATCCGATATCGGAATTGCAGGTGGAAAAGGTGCTAATTTGGGTGAATTAACCCAAGCGGGCATTCCAGTACCACCAGGTTTTGTAGTAACTGCTCAAGCTTATGAGAAATTTATGGATGATGCAGGAATTAATAGCCAAGTCATGAATATTCTTGATGAAATTGACATTAATGATACTAAAGCTCTTCAAGAAGCTTCTGAAGAAATCAAAGCGATAATCAATGAGGCTCCTATTCCTGAAGAATTAATCTTATTTATTACTGAAGCTTACAATCAACTTTGCCAAAGAGTTGGTGAAGACGATACTGACGTAGCTATTAGATCTTCCGCTACTGCTGAAGACTTGCCTGAAGCTTCTTTTGCAGGTCAACAAGATACTTTTTTACATGTTTCTGGTAATGATTCTGTAATTGAGTATATCAGAAAATGTTGGGCTTCTTTATTTGAAGCTAGGGCTATTTTCTACAGAGAAGAAAATAATTTTGAACATTCCAAAGTATATATTGCTGTTGTTGTTCAAAAAATGGCTAATGCTGATAAAGCTGGAGTAATGTTTACAGTTAACCCATCCACTGGTGAAGAAATAGCTTTAATTGAAGGATCATGGGGTCTTGGTGAATCTGTTGTGTCCGGTGATGTAACTCCAGATAATTATCAAGTTGATAAAAAGAATAATGAAATTATCAATGTGACTGTTAGTGATAAAAAGGTCATGTATACCAATGATGAAAATGGAACCAGTGTAAAAGTTGATGTTCCTGATGAATTAAGAAATGAAAGAGTTTTATCTGATGAAGAACTCATTGAATTAACTGAAATGGGTAAAACCGTTCAAGCTCATTACGGAGAACCTATGGATACAGAATGGGCCTTTGAAAAAGGCACTCTATTCTTATTGCAAGCAAGACCTATTACCACATTAGGTGATGCTGTAGAAGAATCCGGCGACTCATCTGCAGATGTCGGTGATGTTTTAGTCAGAGGTCTTGGAGCAAGCCCAGGTATGGCTTCCGGTAAAGTCAAAATAGTTTTAGACATTGATGAATTGGATAAAATTGAAGATGGTGACATAATGGTTACCACAATGACCACTCCTGATATGGTTCCGGCCATGAGAAGGGCAAGCGGAATTGTCACTGACGAAGGAGGGGTTACTTGCCACGCATCAATTATTTCCCGTGAACTCGGTATTCCTTGTGTTGTAGGAACCGGTGATGCAACAACCACTTTAAAAGAAAATGATGGTGTTACTTTAGACGGTAAAAAAGGTTTGGTATTTGAAGGTATTTCTGAAACTAAAGAGGAAGCGGCTACTGTTGTCGCTACTGCTGAAGCAGCTCCAATAATTACTGTAACTGAAGTTAAAGCTAATGTAAGTATGCCTGAAGCAGCTGAAAGAGCAGCTGCAACCGGTGCTGATGGTGTCGGTCTTTTAAGAACAGAACATTTAATGTTGACATCAGGTATTCACCCAGGCAAATTCATTGCTGATGGAAAAGAAGATGAATTGATTGATACAATTGCTGACAATGTTATGATTGTAGCAGATGCATTCTATCCAAAACCAGTATGGTACAGAACTTTGGATGCACCAACAGATGAATTCATTACATTGGAAGGTGGAGAAAACGAACCTAGGGAACACAACCCAATGCTTGGTTGGAGAGGTATCAGAAGAGAACTTGACCAACCTGAAATCCTTAAATGTGAATTTAAAGCTATTAAAAAGTTACATGAAAAAGGATACACAAACATCGGTATTATGATTCCTTTATCCCAAAGTCCTGAAGAGCTTAAAAAAGCTAAGGAGCTTTGTTCTGAAGTTGGTTTTGAACCACACAAAGATGTTGAATTTGGAATGATGGTTGAAATTCCAGCAGCTGCAATAATGATTGATGAGTATATTAAAGTTGGAATAGACTTTGTAAGTTTAGGAACTAACGATTTGACTCAATACACCCTTGCAGTTGATAGGAACAATGAGTTTGTAGCAAAACACTACTCAGAAGAACACCCTGCAGTAATGAAATTGATTGAAAGAACAATTAGAAAATGTGCTGAAGCAGGTGTCAAATGTAGTATCTGCGGTCAAGCAGGTAGTGTGCCTCACATTGTTGAAAAACTTGTTGAGTTTGGAATTACAAGCGTATCTTCAAACACTGATGCTATCGCTGATGTAAGAAAAACTGTTGCTCGTGCTGAGCAAAAAATTATTCTTGACGCTGCTCGTAAACGTATAGAATAA
- the rplJ gene encoding 50S ribosomal protein L16, which yields MVRAYTRRDYIRKTPNSRIVQYDMGNLRDEFPVAVSLAVKKPAQIRHNSLEAARIASNRLMQRAAGRMGYHLKLRVYPHQIVRENPMATGAGADRVQSGMRNAFGKPISVEAIVKKDQRIITIDCQERHFEQAKVALKRAGMKLPVPCKIVVDKGEELIK from the coding sequence ATGGTTCGTGCTTATACAAGAAGAGATTATATTAGAAAAACCCCAAATTCAAGAATCGTACAATACGATATGGGTAACTTAAGAGATGAATTCCCTGTGGCTGTGAGTTTAGCTGTCAAAAAACCAGCTCAAATCAGACATAACTCTTTAGAAGCTGCAAGGATTGCTTCTAACAGATTAATGCAAAGGGCTGCTGGTAGAATGGGTTACCACTTAAAATTAAGAGTTTACCCTCACCAAATTGTAAGAGAAAACCCAATGGCAACTGGTGCAGGAGCAGATAGGGTACAAAGTGGTATGAGAAACGCTTTCGGTAAGCCTATTAGTGTTGAAGCTATTGTTAAAAAAGATCAAAGAATAATCACTATCGACTGTCAAGAAAGACATTTCGAACAAGCTAAAGTTGCATTGAAAAGAGCAGGTATGAAATTACCAGTTCCATGCAAAATAGTTGTTGACAAAGGCGAAGAATTAATTAAATAA
- a CDS encoding KEOPS complex subunit Pcc1: protein MEKNTKNKKSEIMKIKGKIYLDYKNAESAKLVHDSLEIDNENYLQSELKENKIIYEINNEKLGTFLSTVDDLIASEIVVEKIIEHTDKEKVLYK, encoded by the coding sequence ATGGAAAAAAATACTAAAAATAAAAAAAGTGAAATAATGAAAATCAAAGGGAAAATATATTTGGATTATAAAAACGCCGAATCTGCCAAATTGGTGCATGATTCATTAGAAATAGACAATGAAAATTACCTACAATCAGAACTAAAAGAAAATAAAATCATCTATGAAATTAATAATGAAAAATTAGGCACATTTCTATCAACTGTTGATGACTTAATTGCATCAGAAATAGTTGTAGAAAAAATTATTGAACATACTGATAAAGAAAAAGTTTTATATAAATAA
- a CDS encoding nucleotidyltransferase family protein, whose translation MSKVLDILRRDKKLFFNDLDMESVNSTGTSDVNLVADFTEYNPLHNGHFHCMKTAKHMFPESLFVAIVPGLFERSGRGIPYILPRELRAEMAISVGADVVVEGPPMGIMGSGQYSLCLCKMFKSLNTDHIPRGYKPMPGFEEILKRINLGHHIAPKPYKIVDKTTNEIILKNKLEEDNYVITSFSNSLSKIGFDYTNKFIFVERIGGVSGTLIRESIINDDFDGVMDMMPSSTIEILKREIQNESIIYGIRDVESILDAANNYSFEELSSLNLFNDKLAENIIGNRPYTNLDELEKSILHGFSSHFRQRILSILENPIQKQTISHYIDKYPSNLRILGYKNEEILEKFIKKVNNENISLF comes from the coding sequence ATGTCTAAAGTTTTGGATATTCTTAGAAGAGATAAAAAATTATTTTTCAATGATTTGGATATGGAATCTGTAAATTCCACAGGCACTTCAGATGTTAATTTGGTTGCAGATTTTACAGAGTATAATCCTTTGCATAACGGTCATTTTCATTGCATGAAAACTGCAAAGCATATGTTTCCTGAGTCATTATTTGTAGCTATTGTACCGGGTCTTTTTGAAAGAAGCGGTAGGGGTATTCCATATATATTGCCAAGGGAACTTAGGGCAGAAATGGCAATTTCTGTTGGGGCTGATGTTGTTGTTGAAGGTCCTCCAATGGGAATAATGGGATCCGGCCAATATTCCCTATGCCTTTGTAAGATGTTTAAATCTCTAAATACGGACCATATTCCTCGCGGATATAAACCCATGCCAGGTTTTGAAGAAATCTTAAAAAGAATAAATTTAGGCCACCATATCGCGCCAAAACCTTATAAAATCGTAGACAAAACAACCAATGAAATTATTTTGAAAAACAAACTTGAAGAGGATAATTATGTCATCACTTCTTTTTCAAATTCCTTAAGCAAAATCGGCTTTGATTATACGAATAAATTCATATTTGTAGAAAGAATCGGTGGAGTGAGCGGAACTCTGATTCGTGAAAGCATTATTAATGACGATTTTGATGGTGTAATGGACATGATGCCTTCTTCTACTATTGAAATTTTAAAAAGGGAAATTCAAAACGAATCGATAATTTATGGAATCAGGGACGTCGAGTCAATTTTAGATGCTGCAAACAATTATTCCTTTGAAGAGTTGTCATCCCTGAATTTGTTCAATGACAAATTAGCCGAAAACATTATTGGCAATAGGCCTTACACCAATTTAGATGAATTGGAAAAATCAATTTTACATGGATTTTCATCACATTTCCGCCAAAGAATCTTAAGCATCTTAGAAAATCCTATACAAAAACAGACCATCTCACATTATATTGATAAATATCCATCCAATCTAAGAATATTGGGCTATAAAAATGAGGAGATATTGGAAAAATTTATAAAAAAAGTAAATAATGAAAATATTTCATTATTTTAA
- a CDS encoding dihydroorotase family protein, with product MDLVIKNCRLVDELGEYHIKVENGKIADISKTPLKGDETIDAKNNYVMPGFIDPHIHFRDPGLTQKEDFKTGSLSAANGGFATVIDMPNTLPKTNTYDALKEKIKIAKNKSVVNFELQAGHNDLEEMKRMVELNPISFKIFMDLEDDESLEKIFKDLSTLKETTQYNGLVATHCEKKSIVESKTAKLKEKKENDAIDYTYARPSQSEDESVKQAIELARKNGLRLHICHLSSIKSLEMAKNASKNMQVSWEFTPHHLLLDNTAYNIYGTFIKTNPPLRPKNESVDITCLDEHSIIGTDHAPHTMEDKTKGVWASSPGIPNLETVVPLMLTEVNNGNLDLKIIPKIFSENAAKVYGLENKGKIAIGKDADFTIIDLKQEGKFNIDEFETKAEYSPFDSWNYIGKPVMTIVNGKTVMNKL from the coding sequence ATGGATTTAGTAATTAAAAATTGCAGATTGGTTGATGAACTTGGCGAATATCACATCAAAGTAGAAAACGGAAAAATAGCAGACATCTCAAAAACACCTCTTAAAGGTGATGAAACAATAGATGCTAAAAACAACTATGTAATGCCCGGCTTCATCGATCCCCACATACATTTTAGAGATCCTGGATTAACTCAAAAGGAAGACTTTAAAACCGGAAGTTTGAGTGCTGCAAATGGAGGTTTTGCAACAGTAATCGATATGCCGAATACCCTTCCGAAAACAAATACCTATGATGCGCTAAAAGAAAAAATCAAAATTGCCAAAAATAAATCCGTTGTTAATTTTGAACTTCAGGCAGGCCATAATGACCTTGAAGAAATGAAGAGGATGGTTGAATTAAACCCAATATCCTTTAAAATATTCATGGACTTGGAAGATGATGAAAGTTTGGAGAAAATATTTAAAGACCTGTCCACATTAAAAGAAACAACACAATATAACGGTCTTGTTGCAACACATTGTGAAAAAAAATCCATTGTCGAAAGCAAAACCGCCAAATTGAAAGAAAAAAAGGAAAATGATGCAATTGACTACACATATGCTAGACCTTCACAAAGCGAAGACGAATCAGTGAAACAAGCCATTGAACTTGCAAGAAAGAACGGATTAAGATTGCATATCTGTCATTTGAGCTCTATTAAATCACTGGAAATGGCTAAAAACGCAAGCAAAAATATGCAGGTATCATGGGAATTTACACCGCACCATTTGCTGTTAGACAATACTGCATACAATATATATGGTACATTCATAAAAACCAATCCCCCATTAAGACCAAAAAACGAAAGTGTGGACATAACCTGTCTAGATGAGCATTCCATTATAGGAACTGACCATGCACCACATACCATGGAAGATAAAACAAAAGGTGTCTGGGCATCATCACCGGGAATTCCGAATTTAGAAACAGTAGTTCCGCTAATGTTAACTGAAGTGAATAATGGAAATCTTGATTTGAAAATCATTCCAAAAATCTTTTCTGAAAATGCCGCTAAAGTTTATGGTCTTGAGAATAAAGGCAAAATAGCAATAGGGAAAGATGCCGATTTCACAATAATAGACCTAAAACAAGAAGGAAAATTCAATATCGATGAATTTGAAACAAAAGCAGAATATTCTCCATTTGATAGTTGGAATTATATCGGAAAACCGGTAATGACAATAGTAAATGGAAAAACAGTAATGAATAAATTATAA
- a CDS encoding 4Fe-4S binding protein: MIVFNEDGCIKCGACEGTCPTSAIEVTPNAIIHCDTCGEEPKCADVCPNGALKVEEYEIADGFTQARLVFNSILCDSCGKCEEVCPQETLKVTGEKLKEVEGFCVMCQKCVDICPVDVIGIPGLKEPAVCELDLKGKGPVYIDGCVGCGTCVDDCPVSAITLDEVGSPVTVNDDCIRCGLCSQTCPWNAIFIAEKKPIKRTKEIKSFTFDSAKCIGCNTCVEACPGDFIAANSASLTVAIPSVCAACGLCVKLCPVDALEIDVEWGEGSPVDAEGIGRDAEKCDFIGACANKCPTQAIRVVTKTGMLCPALEETDAEPSFTSCIRCGACASVCSNDALKVEQYEITIDGEPVARDRIAFNPSKCDQCGDCIEACPYDMIHKTDNPKLPIAGFCTLCGQCLEACPEDALCYK; this comes from the coding sequence ATGATTGTATTTAACGAAGATGGCTGTATAAAATGTGGTGCATGTGAAGGTACTTGTCCTACATCAGCTATTGAAGTAACACCTAACGCTATTATTCACTGTGACACTTGTGGCGAAGAACCAAAATGTGCTGACGTTTGTCCTAACGGAGCATTAAAAGTAGAAGAATACGAAATTGCTGACGGATTTACCCAAGCAAGATTAGTATTTAACTCTATTTTATGTGACTCCTGTGGTAAATGTGAAGAAGTATGTCCACAAGAAACTCTCAAAGTCACTGGTGAAAAATTAAAAGAAGTTGAAGGTTTCTGTGTAATGTGTCAAAAATGTGTTGACATTTGCCCAGTAGATGTAATCGGTATTCCAGGTCTTAAAGAACCTGCAGTATGCGAATTAGATCTTAAAGGAAAAGGACCTGTTTACATCGACGGTTGTGTTGGATGTGGAACTTGTGTCGACGATTGTCCTGTAAGTGCTATTACTCTTGATGAAGTAGGAAGCCCAGTTACTGTAAACGATGATTGTATCAGATGCGGTTTATGTTCCCAAACTTGTCCTTGGAATGCAATTTTCATTGCTGAGAAAAAACCTATCAAACGTACAAAAGAAATCAAATCATTTACTTTCGATTCAGCTAAATGTATTGGATGTAACACTTGTGTAGAAGCATGTCCTGGTGATTTCATTGCTGCAAACAGTGCTAGTTTAACTGTTGCTATTCCTAGTGTCTGTGCTGCATGTGGTTTATGTGTAAAACTTTGTCCTGTTGACGCATTAGAAATTGATGTTGAATGGGGTGAAGGTTCACCTGTAGATGCAGAAGGTATTGGAAGAGACGCAGAAAAATGTGACTTTATTGGTGCATGTGCTAACAAATGTCCTACACAAGCTATTCGTGTAGTTACTAAAACAGGCATGTTATGCCCAGCTTTAGAAGAAACTGATGCAGAACCATCTTTCACTAGTTGTATTAGATGTGGAGCTTGTGCATCTGTATGTTCTAACGATGCATTAAAAGTCGAACAATATGAAATTACTATTGACGGCGAACCAGTTGCTAGAGATAGGATTGCATTTAACCCATCTAAATGTGATCAATGTGGTGACTGTATCGAAGCTTGTCCTTATGACATGATTCATAAAACTGACAATCCTAAATTACCAATTGCAGGATTCTGTACTTTATGTGGTCAATGTCTTGAGGCTTGTCCGGAAGATGCATTATGCTACAAATAG
- a CDS encoding Ni/Fe hydrogenase subunit alpha: protein MVKLTMEPVTRIEGHAKITVHLDDAGNVEETRLHVMEFRGFEKFLQGRPVEELPRIVPRICGICDVQHHLAAAKAVDQIFGFDDYEILPTAYRMREIMNWGSYMHSHALHFYFLAAPDLIIPNGTRKTRNVFQVIKDMPEIALQAINIRRNGLEMVRKIGGRPIHPTSSTPGGISTELDADTQKDLLERAKQNVELAQATLDLAIPVFEENIDLVASLGNFGDTRHCGTVKPDGTWDVYNGNIRFRDKDGSDMFEYRNEEYTDYVAEHVKPYSWLKFPYIKEMGYPEGIYRVAPLSRINVCDQMPKEAPLAQEALNAFRDAFGYAQAPLLFNYARLIELLASAECAAAALEEDLSGKKFPDELERTEGEGVGIVEAPRGTLIHHYKSDDNGQTSYANIVVATIQNNPAMEMGIHQVAKDYIKPGVEVDDKIFNLMEMVIRAYDPCLSCATHSMDSQMRLAEVDIVDSEGNLIKKF from the coding sequence ATGGTTAAACTTACTATGGAGCCTGTTACTCGTATTGAAGGACACGCTAAAATTACCGTGCATCTTGACGATGCTGGAAATGTTGAAGAAACAAGATTACATGTTATGGAATTCAGAGGATTCGAAAAATTCTTACAAGGTCGTCCTGTAGAAGAATTACCAAGAATCGTACCTAGAATCTGTGGTATTTGTGATGTACAACACCACTTAGCAGCTGCAAAAGCAGTTGACCAAATTTTCGGTTTCGATGATTATGAAATCTTACCTACTGCATACAGAATGAGAGAAATTATGAACTGGGGTTCATACATGCACTCCCACGCACTTCATTTCTACTTCTTAGCAGCACCAGATTTAATCATTCCTAACGGAACCAGAAAAACTAGGAATGTTTTCCAAGTTATTAAAGATATGCCTGAAATTGCACTTCAAGCAATTAACATCAGAAGAAACGGTTTAGAAATGGTTAGAAAAATAGGTGGTCGTCCTATTCACCCTACCTCATCCACTCCTGGTGGTATTTCTACCGAATTAGATGCTGATACTCAAAAAGATTTACTTGAAAGAGCAAAACAAAATGTAGAATTAGCACAAGCTACTTTAGACTTAGCTATTCCTGTATTTGAAGAAAACATCGACTTAGTAGCTTCATTAGGTAACTTCGGTGACACTAGACACTGTGGTACTGTAAAACCTGATGGAACTTGGGATGTATATAATGGTAACATTAGATTCAGAGACAAAGACGGAAGTGACATGTTCGAATACAGAAACGAAGAGTACACCGACTATGTTGCTGAACACGTAAAACCTTACTCCTGGTTAAAATTCCCTTACATTAAAGAAATGGGATACCCAGAAGGTATTTACAGAGTTGCACCATTATCCAGGATTAACGTTTGTGATCAAATGCCTAAAGAAGCACCTCTTGCTCAAGAAGCTCTTAATGCTTTCCGTGATGCATTTGGATACGCTCAAGCACCATTATTATTCAACTATGCTAGACTCATCGAATTGTTAGCATCAGCTGAATGTGCTGCAGCAGCTTTAGAAGAAGATTTATCTGGTAAAAAATTCCCTGATGAATTAGAAAGAACTGAAGGTGAAGGTGTAGGTATTGTTGAAGCACCTCGTGGTACTTTAATCCACCATTATAAATCTGATGATAATGGACAAACTTCTTATGCTAACATTGTTGTAGCTACAATCCAAAACAACCCAGCTATGGAAATGGGTATTCACCAAGTAGCTAAAGATTACATCAAACCTGGTGTAGAAGTTGATGATAAAATCTTTAACTTAATGGAAATGGTTATCAGAGCATACGACCCATGTTTATCTTGTGCTACCCACTCAATGGATAGTCAAATGAGATTAGCTGAAGTAGATATTGTAGACAGTGAAGGAAACCTCATTAAAAAATTCTAA
- a CDS encoding F420-nonreducing hydrogenase — MADKVKIGTMWFSGCSGCHLSIADFHESLIDVMEFADFEFSPVLMDTKYDEVPDLDIIIVEGGVRNDENRELAEMLNEKANMVISYGTCACYGGIPGLGNLWTVEELEEEGYINSVSTVNPEGIIPHEEVPHLESRVRPISESMDIDLMIPGCPPRSDVVAEAVLALLRGDTIELPATNLCEVCPREKPPAGLAMDFIKRQFELGLPEPDLCLISQGLVCMGPATVSLCGAECPSIGIQCRGCYGPTAKVLDQGAKMISAIASDYGVQEDKTVDPETVAEQLDDIVGTFYTYTLPAALVPMKMQKGGE, encoded by the coding sequence ATGGCAGATAAAGTAAAAATAGGAACTATGTGGTTTAGTGGATGTTCCGGTTGCCACTTATCCATTGCGGATTTCCACGAATCTTTAATTGATGTTATGGAATTTGCAGACTTTGAATTCTCCCCTGTACTCATGGATACTAAATACGATGAAGTACCTGATTTAGATATTATCATCGTAGAAGGTGGAGTAAGAAACGATGAAAACAGAGAATTAGCTGAAATGTTAAACGAAAAAGCTAACATGGTTATTTCTTACGGAACTTGTGCATGTTATGGTGGTATTCCAGGTCTTGGAAACTTATGGACTGTAGAAGAATTAGAAGAAGAAGGATACATTAACTCTGTATCTACCGTAAACCCTGAAGGAATTATTCCTCACGAAGAGGTACCTCACCTCGAAAGCAGAGTAAGACCTATCAGTGAATCTATGGATATTGATTTAATGATTCCAGGTTGTCCACCTCGTTCTGATGTTGTAGCAGAAGCTGTTTTAGCATTATTAAGAGGAGACACAATCGAATTACCTGCTACCAACCTTTGTGAAGTATGTCCTAGAGAAAAACCACCTGCTGGTTTAGCTATGGACTTCATTAAAAGACAATTTGAATTAGGTCTTCCTGAACCTGATTTATGTTTAATTAGCCAAGGTTTAGTATGTATGGGTCCTGCTACCGTATCTTTATGTGGTGCAGAATGTCCTTCCATTGGTATCCAATGTAGAGGATGTTACGGTCCTACTGCAAAAGTATTAGACCAAGGTGCAAAAATGATCAGTGCGATTGCTTCTGACTACGGTGTACAAGAAGATAAAACTGTTGATCCTGAAACTGTAGCTGAGCAATTAGACGATATTGTAGGTACTTTCTACACTTACACATTACCTGCTGCTTTAGTACCAATGAAAATGCAGAAAGGAGGAGAATAA
- a CDS encoding hydrogenase iron-sulfur subunit has product MADDVKIVMFCCNWCSYGGADTAGTARMQYPPNIRVIRVMCSGRIDPQFILKAFKEGADGVFVAGCHMGDCHYDAGNYKLDRRMRLIYKLVDDMGIGKERVHHDWISASEGEKFSESVKMMVNRIKELGPAPLKQQLDAEE; this is encoded by the coding sequence ATGGCTGATGATGTAAAAATTGTAATGTTTTGTTGCAACTGGTGTTCCTATGGAGGAGCGGACACAGCTGGTACTGCACGTATGCAATACCCACCGAATATTAGAGTTATTCGTGTAATGTGTTCTGGAAGAATTGACCCACAATTTATTTTAAAAGCATTCAAAGAAGGTGCTGATGGGGTATTTGTAGCTGGATGTCACATGGGTGACTGCCACTATGATGCTGGTAACTACAAATTAGATCGTAGAATGAGATTAATCTACAAATTAGTTGATGATATGGGAATTGGAAAAGAAAGAGTTCACCACGATTGGATTTCCGCATCCGAAGGTGAAAAATTCTCTGAATCTGTTAAAATGATGGTTAACAGAATCAAAGAATTAGGTCCAGCTCCATTAAAACAACAATTAGATGCTGAAGAATAG
- a CDS encoding SufD family Fe-S cluster assembly protein → MDVLSVRNVYEDAERAINKKAALGADVTIENFSDETVNALDMIDDLDDLNKQTKEDLLKVGVDTEEKNRSGSFLQVDQSNIFTNNSMSDSIEVMNMAIAMEKYSWLDDYLWNVVKPDADKYTAKTALNEKENGVLSGYFVRSLPGTKEVMPVQACMFISDEDVMQTAHNVIIAEENSELHLITGCATGDDVASAMHVGVSEMYLKPGSKITFTMVHNWAEQVEVRPRTGVKLMDDTTYINNYILTSPVSTIQSFPTAYCDGKNSRAIFQSIQGGKKDSIIDVGSRVLLNAEGARGEVISRAVAQDESQIYARGHLAGTVPDVKGHLECHGLVLSDDSFIYAVPELEASSANLEMSHEAAVGKISEDEINYLTSRGIAEEDAESMIVRGFLNMDITGLPDDLAEQTQRMIDMSLDGM, encoded by the coding sequence ATGGATGTGTTGAGTGTGCGCAATGTTTATGAAGATGCTGAAAGGGCAATAAATAAAAAAGCAGCTCTTGGAGCTGATGTTACTATTGAAAATTTTAGTGATGAAACAGTCAATGCTTTAGATATGATTGATGATTTAGATGATTTGAATAAACAGACCAAAGAGGATTTATTGAAAGTGGGTGTTGACACTGAAGAGAAAAATAGGTCTGGATCATTTTTACAAGTTGACCAAAGTAATATTTTTACCAATAATTCAATGTCTGATTCAATTGAAGTAATGAATATGGCTATTGCAATGGAAAAATATAGTTGGTTAGATGATTATTTATGGAATGTCGTAAAGCCTGATGCTGATAAGTACACTGCTAAAACTGCATTAAATGAAAAAGAAAATGGTGTTTTAAGCGGTTATTTTGTAAGATCATTGCCTGGAACTAAGGAAGTTATGCCTGTGCAAGCCTGTATGTTCATTAGTGATGAAGATGTTATGCAAACAGCTCATAATGTAATTATTGCTGAGGAAAATTCAGAATTGCATTTGATTACCGGATGTGCAACTGGTGATGATGTTGCTTCTGCAATGCATGTAGGTGTTTCTGAGATGTATTTAAAGCCGGGTTCCAAAATCACATTTACTATGGTTCATAATTGGGCTGAACAGGTTGAAGTGCGTCCAAGAACTGGTGTTAAGTTAATGGATGATACTACTTATATAAATAATTATATCTTAACCAGTCCGGTTAGCACCATTCAATCATTCCCTACTGCATATTGTGATGGGAAAAACTCCAGGGCAATTTTCCAAAGTATTCAAGGAGGTAAAAAAGACTCAATTATTGATGTCGGATCAAGAGTTTTGTTGAATGCTGAAGGCGCTAGGGGAGAAGTTATCTCTAGAGCCGTTGCTCAGGATGAATCCCAAATATATGCTAGAGGACATCTTGCAGGTACTGTCCCTGATGTTAAAGGTCATTTGGAATGTCATGGGCTGGTATTGTCTGATGATAGTTTTATTTATGCAGTTCCAGAGCTTGAAGCAAGTTCAGCTAACTTAGAAATGTCTCACGAAGCTGCTGTGGGTAAAATTTCCGAAGATGAAATCAATTATTTGACTTCTCGTGGAATAGCTGAAGAGGATGCGGAATCCATGATTGTTAGAGGATTTTTAAACATGGATATCACTGGGCTTCCTGATGATTTAGCCGAGCAAACTCAAAGAATGATTGATATGAGTCTTGATGGAATGTAA